From Anoplopoma fimbria isolate UVic2021 breed Golden Eagle Sablefish chromosome 11, Afim_UVic_2022, whole genome shotgun sequence, one genomic window encodes:
- the hsd17b14 gene encoding 17-beta-hydroxysteroid dehydrogenase 14: MSLRYPDKAVIVTGGSKGIGRGIVKVFVENGAKVVFCARGGAAGEALEAELNKAGPGSCKFVTCDISKEDDIKRLIAVTVEHYGHIDCLVNNAGWHPPHKPTDDTTAEEFRDLLNLNLVNYFLASKYALPYLRQRQGNIINVSSLVATIGQKDAAPYVATKGAIISMTKAMAVDESRYNVRVNCISPGNVLTPLWEELAGQTPDAAAAIKTGETHQLLGRMGTEAESGLAALYLAADATFCTGIDLLLSGGAELNYGVKSQIPS, from the exons ATGTCGCTCCGATACCCGGACAAAGCTGTCATCGTGACCGGAGGATCCAAAGGGATTGGAAGAGGGATTGTCAAAGTGTTTG tggAGAATGGAGCCAAAGTTGTGTTTTGTGCAAGAGGAG GTGCAGCAGGTGAAGCTCTGGAGGCGGAGTTAAACAAAGCAGGGCCGGGCTCATGCAAATTTGTCACATGTGACATTTCCAAAGAGGACGACATAAAG AGATTGATCGCAGTCACGGTGGAGCATTATGGACACATTGACTGCCTCGTAAACAACGCTGGGTGGC acCCACCTCATAAACCCACTGATGACACCACAGCAGAGGAGTTCAGGGATCTGCTGAATCTGAACCTCGTCAACTACTTCTTGGCTTCTAAA TATGCGTTGCCGTACCTACGACAGCGTCAGGGAAACATCATCAATGTGTCCAGTCTGGTGGCAACCATCGGTCAAAAAGATGCTGCACCGTATGTGGCCACCAAG GGGGCGATAATCTCCATGACAAAGGCGATGGCTGTGGATGAGAGTCGTTACAATGTGAGAGTGAACTG CATCTCTCCAGGTAACGTGCTGACGCCTCTGTGGGAGGAATTAGCAGGACAGACACCAGATGCTGCAGCAGCCATTAAAACAGGAGAAACCCATCAG CTGCTGGGTCGTATGGGGACCGAGGCCGAGTCTGGACTGGCCGCCTTGTATCTGGCTGCTGATGCTACTTTCTGCACCGGGATCGACCTGCTGCTCAGCGGCGGAGCTGAACTCAACTACGGCGTCAAGAGTCAGATCCCCTCCTGA
- the LOC129097866 gene encoding potassium voltage-gated channel subfamily A member 7-like, with amino-acid sequence MDHQDKGGGTGGGGGQTKENQQAEEVGDEGKWTKDKNNKLEKETSEKEPGGEAKKEKRRCPWRSGWALAERLAINVSGMRYETQIRTLAQFPDSLLGDPRRRLRYFDPVRNELFLDRSRVCFDAILYFYQSGGRLRRPANVPLDMFLEELRFYELGEETIDRYKADEGFPKEEERPLPANDLQRRLWMLFEYPESSSGARIIAIISVMVIVISILIFCLETLPEFRHEKEQREQFTIVPHPTIANETISIPPGFTPFQDPFFIVETICIIWFSFELIVRLTCAPSKVHFFKDVMNTIDFFAIIPYFVTLGTELAKDKGAQPSVSLALIRVIRLVRVFRIFKLSRHSKGLQILGQTLKASLRELALLIFFLFIGVILFSSAAYFAEVDSPKTAFTSIPEAFWWAVVTMTTVGYGDMFPETVGGKLVGSMCAIAGVLTISLPVPVIVSNFSYFYHREMECEETTEYTHVATSLWDGEEDEDGEYEEGVDEGHEHMGDYAPLHGPDSRDICPPINGSLLAGLCAGQEAGGRRGMNFYLNETLVTQV; translated from the exons ATGGATCATCAAGACAAAGGAGGaggcacaggaggaggaggagggcagacaaaagaaaaccagCAGGCCGAGGAGGTCGGCGATGAAGGAAAGTGGACCAAAGACAAGAACAACAAGCTGGAGAAGGAAACCAGTGAGAAGGAGCCCGGCGGAGAGGCTAAGAAGGAGAAGCGTCGCTGTCCATGGAGGAGCGGCTGGGCTCTGGCTGAACGTCTGGCCATCAACGTGTCAGGGATGCGCTACGAGACCCAGATCCGCACCCTCGCCCAGTTCCCAGACTCCCTGCTGGGTGACCCCCGCCGTCGCCTCCGCTACTTTGACCCCGTGCGGAATGAGCTGTTCCTGGACAGGAGCCGCGTCTGCTTCGACGCCATCCTGTACTTCTACCAGTCTGGCGGGAGGCTGCGTCGGCCCGCCAACGTCCCCCTGGACATGTTTCTGGAGGAGCTGCGCTTCTACGAGCTCGGGGAGGAGACCATCGACCGCTACAAGGCGGACGAGGGCTTCcccaaggaggaggagaggcccTTACCCGCCAATGACTTGCAACGTCGACTCTGGATGCTGTTTGAGTATCCAGAGTCGTCCAGCGGAGCTCGGATCATCGCCATCATCAGCGTCATGGTCATCGTGATCTCCATTCTCATCTTCTGCCTGGAGACTCTGCCAGAGTTCAGGCACGAGAAGGAACAGAGGGAG caatTCACCATCGTGCCTCACCCCACCATCGCGAACGAGACCATCTCCATCCCGCCCGGTTTCACCCCCTTCCAGGACCCCTTCTTCATCGTAGAGACTATCTGCATCATCTGGTTCTCCTTTGAGCTCATCGTGCGCTTGACCTGCGCTCCGAGCAAGGTGCACTTCTTCAAAGACGTCATGAACACCATCGACTTCTTCGCCATCATTCCCTATTTCGTCACCCTGGGCACCGAGCTGGCCAAGGACAAAGGCGCCCAGCCCTCCGTGTCTCTGGCGCTCATCAGGGTCATCAGGCTGGTGAGGGTCTTCAGGATCTTCAAGCTCTCTCGTCACTCCAAGGGCCTCCAGATTCTGGGCCAGACGCTGAAGGCCAGCCTCAGAGAGCTCGCCCtgctcatcttcttcctcttcatcggAGTCATACTCTTCTCTAGCGCCGCCTACTTTGCAGAGGTGGACAGTCCCAAAACAGCGTTCACCAGCATCCCCGAAGCGTTCTGGTGGGCCGTGGTGACCATGACGACGGTCGGCTACGGGGACATGTTCCCGGAGACGGTCGGGGGGAAGCTGGTGGGCTCCATGTGCGCCATTGCCGGCGTGCTCACCATCTCGCTGCCGGTGCCCGTCATCGTGTCCAACTTCAGCTACTTCTACCACCGCGAGATGGAGTGCGAGGAGACGACCGAGTACACACACGTGGCCACGTCGCTCTGGgacggagaggaggatgaagacggGGAATATGAGGAAGGAGTGGACGAGGGGCATGAACACATGGGAGATTATGCACCCCTGCACGGGCCGGACAGCAGGGATATCTGCCCGCCGATCAACGGTTCTCTCCTGGCAGGGCTTTGTGCCGGACAGGAAGCTGGCGGTCGCAGAGGGATGAACTTCTACCTCAACGAAACTCTGGTCACTCAGGTTTAA
- the slc1a9 gene encoding LOW QUALITY PROTEIN: solute carrier family 1 member 9 (The sequence of the model RefSeq protein was modified relative to this genomic sequence to represent the inferred CDS: inserted 1 base in 1 codon), translating to MTIKKMCRRMTNQSTANQSNTNKKEKEESQRDDNTEVADKDAGHCTRNSHNLLLGLTVMGVVMGVVFGMLLRYMSVKDNSALTMVSFPGEILMRMLKMLILPLIISSLITGLAGLDARSSGRMGSRAMVYYMTTTVIAAILGVILVIGIHPGNPKLRGESSTSAPRNQEVSSLDAFLDLLRNLFPENLVQSCFQQVQTVMKAVPVPVPNQTEPILVNRKKLEYKWGMNVLGLIGFFITFGICMSRMGERGKIMCDFFNILNEIIMTMVSMIMWYSPIGIASLIAGKIAAIGNLEVVARQLGMYMVTVMVGLLIHGCFILPAIFFAITRKSPFTFYQGIFQAWITALGTASSAGTLPVTFRCLEENLKIDKRVTRFVLPIGATINMDGTALYEAVAAIFIAQMNDISLDTGQIITVSLTATLASVGAASIPSAGLVTMLLILTAVGLPTQDISLLIAVDWLLDRMRTSINVVGDSFGAGIVDHLSKAELAEIDAAEMRMLQPEELDFIPPPPILEGIDLIDPFKPPELPPXSPRPPKQNHHGPVPSQSQSITYSPSRSVRSPSPRSIRSPSPRSVCSHSPRPFRTHSPRILRRTEAGYCALPSHDNQVPTMPRTYRERERDRERERLRQESETEEEERERVLGEISDGEESDDTAYDRRQAMPQSDLP from the exons gtgTTGTCATGGGAGTGGTGTTTGGGATGTTGCTGCGGTACATGTCGGTGAAGGACAACTCCGCCCTCACTATGGTTTCCTTCCCCGGAGAAATCCTGATGAGGATGCTGAAGATGCTCATCCTTCCTCTGATCATCTCCAGCCTCATCACAG GGCTGGCTGGTCTAGACGCCCGCTCCAGTGGCAGGATGGGTAGCAGAGCCATGGTGTACTACATGACCACCACTGTAATCGCTGCCATCCTCGGGGTCATCCTGGTGATAGGGATCCACCCGGGGAACCCCAAACTGAGGGGAGAGTCGTCGACCTCAGCCCCGAGGAACCAGGAGGTCAGCAGTCTGGACGCCTTCCTGGACCTGCTCAGAAACCTCTTCCCTGAGAACCTGGTGCAGTCCTGCTTCCAACAG GTTCAGACGGTGATGAAAGCGGTGCCGGTCCCAGTACCAAACCAGACCGAGCCCATCTTAGTGAACAGGAAGAAACTGGAGTACAAATGGGGCATGAACGTCCTCG GCCTGATCGGCTTCTTCATCACCTTTGGGATCTGCATGAGCAGGATGGGCGAGCGGGGGAAGATCATGTGCGACTTCTTTAACATCCTCAACGAGATTATCATGACGATGGTTTCCATGATCATGTG GTACTCTCCTATCGGCATTGCCTCCCTGATCGCCGGGAAGATCGCCGCCATCGGAAACCTGGAGGTTGTGGCCAGGCAGCTGGGCATGTACATGGTGACCGTCATGGTGGGCCTGTTGATCCATGGCTGCTTCATCCTACCCGCCATATTCTTCGCTATCACCAGAAAAAGCCCTTTTACTTTCTACCAAGGGATCTTCCAGGCCTGGATCACGGCTCTGGGCACCGCCAGCAG tGCAGGAACGTTACCTGTCACTTTCCGCTGCCTGGAGGAAAATCTGAAGATTGATAAGCGTGTAACTCGCTTCGTGCTGCCCATCGGAGCCACCATTAACATGGACGGCACGGCGCTGTATGAGGCCGTGGCAGCCATCTTTATCGCCCAGATGAACGACATCTCCCTGGACACCGGACAGATAATCACTGTCAG TCTGACTGCCACCCTGGCCAGTGTGGGAGCCGCCAGCATTCCCAGTGCTGGACTGGTTACCATGCTGCTGATCCTGACGGCTGTGGGGCTTCCTACTCAGGACATCAGTCTGCTCATCGCCGTCGACTGGCTGCT TGACAGAATGCGTACCTCCATCAACGTGGTGGGCGACTCGTTCGGCGCCGGCATCGTGGACCACTTGTCGAAGGCCGAGCTCGCTGAAATCGACGCAGCGGAAATGCGAATGCTCCAACCGGAGGAGCTCGATTTCATCCCCCCGCCACCGATCCTTGAAGGGATCGACCTGATCGACCCCTTCAAACCGCCCGAGCTGCCCC GCTCCCCTCGCCCGCCCAAACAAAACCACCACGGCCCCGTTCCCTCCCAGTCCCAGTCCATCACTTACTCTCCGTCCCGCTCTGTCCGATCTCCGTCACCTCGCTCCATCCGCTCTCCCTCCCCGCGCTCTGTCTGCTCCCACTCCCCCCGGCCTTTCCGCACTCATTCACCACGCATCCTCCGCAGGACGGAGGCGGGCTACTGCGCCCTGCCCAGCCACGACAACCAG GTTCCCACAATGCCTCGcacctacagagagagagagagagacagggaacGGGAGCGTCTGAGGCAAGAGAGTGAAAccgaagaggaggagagagagagggttctGGGTGAAATAAGCGACGGCGAGGAGAGCGATGACACTGCTTACGATCGGAGGCAGGCCATGCCCCAGAGCGACCTGCCATGA